The genomic DNA CGACACCGCCGTCGCGCCGGTTGCCACGCCGCCGCTCGATACGGACAAGACCGTCCCGGTCGCGATCGTCGGTGGCGGCTATACCGGCCTTTCCACCGCGCTGCACCTGGCGGAGCAGGGCGTCGATGCCCTGGTGCTGGAGGCGCAGGAGCCCGGCTGGGGCGCATCCGGCAACAATGGCGGCCACACCAACCCCGGCTTGAAGCACGACCCCGACCAGATCGAGGCGGACTTCGGTGCCGAACTCGGCCGCCGCATGATCGCGTTCGCCTACGGCACCACGAACTTCACCCACGACCTGATCCGCCGCTACCAGATCCCGTGCGAGGCGCGGCAGAACGGCACGCTGCGTGCGGCCTATAACGAGGCCAGCGCCGCCGCGATCGAGAAGACCGCGCAGCAATGCATCCGCCGCGGCATGCCGGTGTCGTATCTGAACCGCGAGCAGCTCCGCGAGATGACCGGCACCGACCGCTACATCGGGGCCATGCTGGATACCCGCGGCGGCGATCTGCATCCGCTCAGCTATGCCCGCGGCCTCGCGCGCGCCGCGGTCTCGGCCGGCGCGAAGGTGCATGGCGAGACGCCGGCATTGTCGCTCCGGCGCGACGGCTCGCGCTGGCGCATCGAAACGCCGCGGGCGGTCGTTCATGCCGACAAGGTCCTGCTCGCCACCAACGGTTTCACCGACAATCTCTGGCCGGCGCTCCGCCGCACCATCGTGCCGGTGTTCTCCTCGATCGCCGCCACTGCGCCGCTCTCGGACCACGTTGCGCGCGCGATCATGCCGACGCGGCCCGTGCTGTACGAGAGCGGTCACATCACGGTCTATTACCGCATCGATCAGCACAATCGCCTCTTGATGGGCGGCCGCGGGCCGATGCGCTGGATCAAGTCGCCGAACGACGTCGCCTATCTCATGCGCTATGCCGAGCGGCTATGGCCG from Bradyrhizobium sp. CCBAU 53351 includes the following:
- a CDS encoding FAD-binding oxidoreductase, which codes for MTRLPLPPSLYADTAVAPVATPPLDTDKTVPVAIVGGGYTGLSTALHLAEQGVDALVLEAQEPGWGASGNNGGHTNPGLKHDPDQIEADFGAELGRRMIAFAYGTTNFTHDLIRRYQIPCEARQNGTLRAAYNEASAAAIEKTAQQCIRRGMPVSYLNREQLREMTGTDRYIGAMLDTRGGDLHPLSYARGLARAAVSAGAKVHGETPALSLRRDGSRWRIETPRAVVHADKVLLATNGFTDNLWPALRRTIVPVFSSIAATAPLSDHVARAIMPTRPVLYESGHITVYYRIDQHNRLLMGGRGPMRWIKSPNDVAYLMRYAERLWPQLKGVSWTHGWNSRLAITSDHYPHVHEPAEGVLISLGCNGRGVALATAMGAQLARRLIGGPKAEIDMPITGIKPIPMHAFWPVGVTTAVIAGRVRDRLGI